From a region of the Balaenoptera ricei isolate mBalRic1 chromosome 11, mBalRic1.hap2, whole genome shotgun sequence genome:
- the IRF4 gene encoding interferon regulatory factor 4 isoform X1: protein MNLEGGSRGGEFGMSSVSCGNGKLRQWLIDQIDSGKYPGLVWENEEKSIFRIPWKHAGKQDYNREEDAALFKAWALFKGKFREGIDKPDPPTWKTRLRCALNKSNDFEELVERSQLDISDPYKVYRIVPEGAKKGAKQLTLEDPQMPMSHPYSMPAPYSSLPAQQAHTYMIPPHDRGWREFVPDQPHPETPYQCPVTFGPRSHHWQGPACENGCQVTGTFYACAPPESQAPGIPIEPSIRSAEALALSDCRLHICLYYREVLVKELTTSSPEGCRLSHAHTYDASSLDQVLFPYPEDNGQRKNIEKLLSHLERGVVLWMAPDGLYAKRLCQSRVYWDGPLALCSDRPNKLERDQACKLFDTQQFLSELQAFAHHGRPLPRFQVTLCFGEEFPDPQRQRKLITAHVEPLLARQLYYFAQQNSGHFLRGYDIPEHVSSPEDFHRPIRHSSIQE from the exons ATGAACCTGGAGGGCGGCAGCCGAGGCGGCGAGTTCGGCATGAGCTCCGTGAGCTGCGGCAACGGGAAGCTCCGCCAGTGGCTGATCGACCAGATCGACAGCGGCAAGTACCCCGGGCTGGTGTGGGAGAACGAGGAGAAGAGCATCTTCCGCATCCCCTGGAAGCACGCGGGCAAGCAAGACTACAACCGCGAGGAGGACGCCGCCCTCTTCAAG GCTTGGGCGCTATTTAAAGGAAAGTTTCGGGAAGGCATCGACAAGCCGGACCCTCCTACCTGGAAGACACGTTTACGATGTGCTCTGAACAAGAGCAATGACTTCGAGGAGCTGGTGGAGCGGAGCCAGCTGGACATCTCCGACCCCTACAAAGTGTACAGGATCGTCCCTGAGGGAGCCAAGAAAG GAGCGAAGCAGCTGACCCTGGAGGACCCACAGATGCCCATGAGCCACCCCTACAGCATGCCGGCTCCTTACTCCTCACTCCCAGCTCAG CAGGCTCACACCTACATGATTCCGCCCCACGACCGAGGCTGGAGAGAGTTCGTCCCTGATCAGCCCCACCCGGAGACCCCGTATCAGTGTCCTGTGACCTTCGGGCCTCGCAGCCACCACTGGCAAGGCCCAGCCTGTGAAAACG GTTGCCAGGTGACAGGAACCTTTTATGCTTGTGCCCCGCCCGAGTCCCAGGCCCCCGGGATCCCCATAGAGCCAAGCATAAGGTCTGCCGAAGCCTTGGCCCTCTCAG ACTGCCGGCTCCACATCTGCCTGTATTACCGGGAAGTCCTGGTGAAAGAGCTGACCACATCCAGTCCCGAAGGCTGCCGGCTCTCCCACGCCCACACCTACGACGCCAGCAGCCTGGACCAGGTCCTCTTTCCCTACCCGGAGGACAACGGCCAGAGGAAGAACATCGAGAAGCTGCTGAGCCACCTGGAAAGGGGCGTGGTCCTCTGGATGGCCCCCGACGGGCTTTACGCCAAGAGGCTGTGCCAAAGCAGGGTCTACTGGGATGGGCCCCTGGCGCTGTGCAGCGACCGGCCCAACAAGCTGGAGAGAGACCAGGCCTGCAAGCTCTTTGACACGCAGCAGTTCTTATCAG AGCTCCAAGCCTTTGCTCACCACGGCCGGCCTCTGCCAAGGTTCCAGGTGACGCTGTGCTTCGGGGAAGAGTTTCCAGATCCCCAGAGGCAACGGAAGCTCATTACTGCTCAC GTCGAACCTCTGCTAGCCAGACAGCTGTATTATTTTGCTCAGCAAAACAGTGGACATTTCCTGAGAGGCTACGACATACCCGAGCACGTCAGCAGCCCCGAGGATTTCCACAGGCCCATCCGCCACTCCTCCATCCAAGAGTGA
- the IRF4 gene encoding interferon regulatory factor 4 isoform X2, with the protein MNLEGGSRGGEFGMSSVSCGNGKLRQWLIDQIDSGKYPGLVWENEEKSIFRIPWKHAGKQDYNREEDAALFKAWALFKGKFREGIDKPDPPTWKTRLRCALNKSNDFEELVERSQLDISDPYKVYRIVPEGAKKGAKQLTLEDPQMPMSHPYSMPAPYSSLPAQAHTYMIPPHDRGWREFVPDQPHPETPYQCPVTFGPRSHHWQGPACENGCQVTGTFYACAPPESQAPGIPIEPSIRSAEALALSDCRLHICLYYREVLVKELTTSSPEGCRLSHAHTYDASSLDQVLFPYPEDNGQRKNIEKLLSHLERGVVLWMAPDGLYAKRLCQSRVYWDGPLALCSDRPNKLERDQACKLFDTQQFLSELQAFAHHGRPLPRFQVTLCFGEEFPDPQRQRKLITAHVEPLLARQLYYFAQQNSGHFLRGYDIPEHVSSPEDFHRPIRHSSIQE; encoded by the exons ATGAACCTGGAGGGCGGCAGCCGAGGCGGCGAGTTCGGCATGAGCTCCGTGAGCTGCGGCAACGGGAAGCTCCGCCAGTGGCTGATCGACCAGATCGACAGCGGCAAGTACCCCGGGCTGGTGTGGGAGAACGAGGAGAAGAGCATCTTCCGCATCCCCTGGAAGCACGCGGGCAAGCAAGACTACAACCGCGAGGAGGACGCCGCCCTCTTCAAG GCTTGGGCGCTATTTAAAGGAAAGTTTCGGGAAGGCATCGACAAGCCGGACCCTCCTACCTGGAAGACACGTTTACGATGTGCTCTGAACAAGAGCAATGACTTCGAGGAGCTGGTGGAGCGGAGCCAGCTGGACATCTCCGACCCCTACAAAGTGTACAGGATCGTCCCTGAGGGAGCCAAGAAAG GAGCGAAGCAGCTGACCCTGGAGGACCCACAGATGCCCATGAGCCACCCCTACAGCATGCCGGCTCCTTACTCCTCACTCCCAGCTCAG GCTCACACCTACATGATTCCGCCCCACGACCGAGGCTGGAGAGAGTTCGTCCCTGATCAGCCCCACCCGGAGACCCCGTATCAGTGTCCTGTGACCTTCGGGCCTCGCAGCCACCACTGGCAAGGCCCAGCCTGTGAAAACG GTTGCCAGGTGACAGGAACCTTTTATGCTTGTGCCCCGCCCGAGTCCCAGGCCCCCGGGATCCCCATAGAGCCAAGCATAAGGTCTGCCGAAGCCTTGGCCCTCTCAG ACTGCCGGCTCCACATCTGCCTGTATTACCGGGAAGTCCTGGTGAAAGAGCTGACCACATCCAGTCCCGAAGGCTGCCGGCTCTCCCACGCCCACACCTACGACGCCAGCAGCCTGGACCAGGTCCTCTTTCCCTACCCGGAGGACAACGGCCAGAGGAAGAACATCGAGAAGCTGCTGAGCCACCTGGAAAGGGGCGTGGTCCTCTGGATGGCCCCCGACGGGCTTTACGCCAAGAGGCTGTGCCAAAGCAGGGTCTACTGGGATGGGCCCCTGGCGCTGTGCAGCGACCGGCCCAACAAGCTGGAGAGAGACCAGGCCTGCAAGCTCTTTGACACGCAGCAGTTCTTATCAG AGCTCCAAGCCTTTGCTCACCACGGCCGGCCTCTGCCAAGGTTCCAGGTGACGCTGTGCTTCGGGGAAGAGTTTCCAGATCCCCAGAGGCAACGGAAGCTCATTACTGCTCAC GTCGAACCTCTGCTAGCCAGACAGCTGTATTATTTTGCTCAGCAAAACAGTGGACATTTCCTGAGAGGCTACGACATACCCGAGCACGTCAGCAGCCCCGAGGATTTCCACAGGCCCATCCGCCACTCCTCCATCCAAGAGTGA